Part of the Kordiimonas pumila genome is shown below.
TTTAGTATTTTTACGCTAAAATTAATGAAAATAGCGAGAACTTTGTTCTGCGTGGCAAACACTCTTCCCCAATTAATGTTCAAACTCAAGCTTGCTTGGTCGAGAGAATTCAAGGCACCATAGTGCAAAGAGTGCAGGCTGCCCAACCCTTGCGCTAGTGTCTATGCTTAAAATTGACAATTTTTGCCAAAATATGTCAATAATCAATATTGAGAAATGGAGATTATGATATGGCGACCATGAATGTTTCACTTCCTGATGAAATGAAAAACTGGGTTGAGGGTCAGGCTCAAACAGGCCGTTACAGCAACGCCAGTGACTATGTGCGCGACCTCATTCGTCACGATCAGGAACGCAAAGACAAGATTGCCCATATGCAAACGCTGGTGACAGAAGCACTCGAAAGCGGTGAGGGTCAAAAATCCATGAGTGATATTCTGGCCGAAGCTGGTTCTCTCACCTCTATGTCATTATAAGCCGTAGCCTATAAACTCAGTGTTAAAACTGCAGAAGACATCCTCGATGATCTAGATATTCCCCCTTTGCTTTGAGGATTGGCACTTTAATGGCTGCGGGGCTGTGAGCAACCACCTTCCACACATGCACTGAGAAGGCAGTTGCACCCACCCCCTATGCAGCCAGTGCTCCCTCCTTGTTCAAAGCAAAGGAGGAACATCATGACATTCACATTTCACGCAACACCTTTCGATATTTCAGCCGCGGGTTTCTATTTCAGTTCCGCTGATGAATACCGTAAAAAATCAGCCAATCATTTGAATGAATATTATGAAATCGTTGAAGAATTTGAAATTCAGCCCATAGATGGTGAAACACTGGACCTTGAGCTTTTTAAAGCCTTATCTATCAATCAGTCCAACATCTGCACCTTCATTGAAAAATGCGAAGAGTGGGAAGACCATGAGAAATACAACATCATTATCGCCGCTGGTGAATGCGGCTATGATTTCGATATAGATACTGATAGCCCCTATGATTTTGATATCGATATCTATGACGTGGATAATCTGAAAGACCTTGCTTACCAATTTGTTGATGAAGGTCTGTTTGGTGACATTCCCATGAACATTGCCTGTTATCTTGATTACGATGCCATTGCACGCGATCTGGGCGTGGATTACACGGAAACTGTTATCAATGGTCAGAGCATTGTGTATAGGTGTAGCTGATGAGGGGCATTATTCGCTTTGGAAATAAAGCCTACTTTTTCGCGAGTGCTTTTAAGACCTCGTGATTACGGCGCATGATTTCTCTCCCTATTTCCATTTGCCGAGCTAACTCTATGTCATCGGTGGCTAGCTTGGTGTTTTTGGGAAGGCTATCATCCAGTTTTTCTTTTCCGTGTTTTTTACTCATATTTCTTCCTTGAGAGTAAGCGGCGACTGCATATATTTCATAGCACCAGCGCTACCTTGCCGTGTTAGCCATTTAATCGGCCATACCACGTGCCTTTTCCGCTTCCATGCTGGGATAAATGGTTAGCTAAAACTAGGGCTTGCAGGTGCTTTTTAACAGTGTTGCGGTTTGCTCCTGTTAGTTTCACAATTTGACTATTAGTGAGCTTGCCGTGTTCCTTTGCCAATTCCAGTATTTGTATGGAAAGCTCAGGCAGGGTTTCAATGACAATACGCTCACGCTCAATCTTAACCTGAAGTCTGTTTTTTTGCTGTTGTAAGGCCCTCAGGAAATAAATCACCCATGGTTGCCAATCTGGTGCATCACTACGGATCGTACCTTGCGTTTTACGGAGCGCTATATAGTAACCTTCTTTGCTTTGCTCCACTACGCTTTCAAGCGAGCTGTAAGGTACATAATTATAACCACTTTTCAGCAGCAATAGCGTTGTTAGAACCCGAGATAATCTACCGTTGCCATCTTGAAACGGATGAATTTCCAGAAAGGTAACAGTGAATATGCCAATGATAAGGAGTGGGTGCAGTCTACCTTCCTCTAGCGCCGTTCGGGTCCACTCGACTAATTCAGTCATTAACCGAGGTGTATCAAATGGGGTAGCGGTTTCAAAAACGATCCCGATTTCTTTACCGTCCGTATCAAATGCAACAACATGATTGGGGTTGATTTTATACTCCCCACGATGCCGTTCATCTTTGGCGCTATATTTAAGAAGGTCGCGGTGAAGTTGCTTGATATAGTTTTCTGTAATATTGATTGTATCCGCATGGGCGAAAATCGTTTCCATTACCTCTGCGTACCCAGCGACCTCTTGTTCATCGCGCGTTTCAAATTTCTTGATTTCCAGATTGGACAACAGCCGTTCAACATCTTTGTCGGAAAGCTTGCTTCCTTCAATACGTGTTGAGGAACCAATGCTTTCAATCGTGGCAACGCGGCGTAGCGCAGACAGGCGATCCGGGGCAAGTGTACCAAGCGCTCTCCATGCCCCTTTAAACTCGTCGATTTCAGCAATCAACAAGACAATTTCCGGTGTTATTTTTAATGTATCAAGATTAAATGTCATATCCATATATTTACCCAAAAATATCCATAAGTGCAATAAATTAGAATAAATACCCAATAATATACCCACAAATACCCAATAATGCATATGGGCAAGCCAAACACAATTTAAAGCAAGGCCGTTTTCATTACCTTCGGAGCATAAGTCTCTCGTTCAGAATTATGAGCGAGAGTTTCATCGCTCAGGGCCTGAGTTTTTGCCCCTTCTTTGGCGGGCTGGATCACTCTTTTGCATTTCTCTTTTCTTCATGAAAGCCTCTCGGCGCGCATCACGATTGGCGGCTTCATTGAATGAAGTGCTTATGGTGCGGGTTGCATCAATTTTTTGCGGGCTGCGTCTGCGCCGCGTTTGCTGTGGCGGAACGTGTTCCGCTGTGATTTGAGCCGTGACTTTGCGATCTTGCGCGATTACTCGCTGTTGCTGCCTAATCTGCACCAAGTCTTGCTTGGCGTTACGGGCTAGCCGTTTGCGTTGCTCCATGTGCCGGAATATCAATTCATCCCGCCGGGCTTGATCACGCCGGGTAGCTTGCCATGCTTCTATTTCATTGCGTTCACGAATGCGTTTGTGCTGGCCGTTGATCCGATCCCACAAACCTTTCGTGCCTTTGCGAAAACGTGCTTGTCTTCGTATGGCCTCAGCTTGCAGCCGGGCTTCCATCATTCGTTTTTGCTCGGCGCGTTGTTCCCTCTGCTTGGCAATAAGCGCTTGTTTCTCTTTTTGCAGCGCTTCTTTGCGCAGTTGTTCTTTCTGTGCCAGTTCCGTATCAAAGCGGTCCAGCATATCCCCCATATCTTGAGAGATTACCGCTTTGGTTTCCTCAAGGCCGGGCAGCTTGCTGGCATCACCAAGGCGGGCTTTCAGGTCTTTGGGTTTGACATCCGACCATCTGGACAGGGAATAATGCTTGCCATCCGTATTCACAGCCAGAAAGCCGCGCCGATCACCACGGGCAAGGCGGTAGCCCCGTTCTTCCAAAGCATGCGTGAATGCGGCCTTATTATCAGAAATCGCCCATGCATCTTGCAGGGCGGTCTTGATGTCTCGCGGGTCTTTATCTTGCCGCTTGGCTTGCTGCCACTCTTCCAGTGTAAAATTACGCGGATCAGCTTGGCTGGACTTGGAAAGACCTTCTGGCATCTTCCAGCCATGTTCCAGATATAATTCGCGGGAAATTTCCTGCATCTTGTTTCTGTCAAAGGAAAGCTGCCTTGCCTTTAGCTCTTGCGCATCAATACGGGACCACACCGCATGGGCATGACGGCGCATCATACCGTCAGCCCCTTCTTTTTCATGGAAGACAATGGCGCGGGGCTGTCCATCTAGGCCAAGCTTGTTTTCCACGCGCTCAATGGCCGCTTCAAAGTCCTGCGTGGGTACTTCCACATCTGGCGGCGGGTTGAGGCTAAGGGAGAACAGGAATTGCTTGCACTTGGTGGCCTTGCTGATTGCATGTGCTTCTTGAAACGCACCATGGAGATCATCTGAGGCAAAGCCGCGCAGTTCATGAACATCCACATGTTCATTTTCATCTTTCATTAGATGGTGGGCAAGGTCATATGCCCCGCCGCGCTGATTACCGACAAGGATCATTGAGGCCGCACCCCCAGCTTACGCAGCAAAGCGGCGCGCATGGTGCGAATATCGGTACACGCTTGTTCTAGCTGCTCTGAAAGCTCCTCTGTTACAGGTAGCGCACCAATCTCGGCAGCTTTGGCGATACAGGCCATGCTGCGCGCCAAATCAGAGGAACCGAGGATAGCCAGCACCGTGGCGGCATCTGATTTTGTGATGGCGGCGCGATTGCCCTCAAACAACTGCGCCTTGATAAATGCGCCAAGCGGCTTCCCCTTGGCCCGGCGTACAAGCTTGGCTTTCTCATCCTTGGTCAGACGCAGGGAAAAGGGTGCTGGTTTCTTGGCTGGTTTTGCGGTTGAAGGCTGGGTCATGGTTCCAGCCTTTCAAAGTCAATTTCAGCATGTTTTAGCTGGTGTTCCCAATCCCCCAAAACCTCGAAAACCTTGTTCGAGGTTTCTTCGTCCAAGTCCACCACTTTCTTGTTAAGTCTCAAAAATAAAGAGAGACTTTTGCCTCTGATATTTATTGGTGTGGCATTAAAGCTGTGGGGGCACGGTCAGATTTATTCCAGATAAACTGATAATATTTAGTGGGCTGATCAACAATGCTAGACCATACAAAGAGCAGTTCAATATCTGATATGAGCCTCGGGTAAGTGTTGCTGGTTTGTGCTGTGATAGCACTTGTCAATTTGCCGTCTTTCTTTTTAATAACGATATCATTGCCACGGTTTTGTGACTGTGCTGCATTAGCGTGCATTGTCATAATGCCGATGACTGCAAGGTATCAATCCACACACCGAAGGCAGGCGTTATTATACCACGCGATGGTATAAGGCATAGCCGCCAATGCACATTCAGATTAAGCCTTTATACTACGCTATTGCGGTGCCGTTTAGAGCTTTTCAGTTTGTTAAACTGTTCGGCTATCTGTGAGATTGTGCCTAGTTTTCTATAACAACGGACATTCCTGTTCATGCCAGTTGTTTTTCCCGACCTTCTTTGCGGGCAAAGGTGATGGCGGTAAGTTCCAGTAAATTTTTTACATGCAGCACATTGTTATGACTGGTTTTTTCACCGTTTATAGTAACGGCGTGGAGGGTTGTTTGGCCATGAGTTTGAGTGATTTTAATTATCTATTGACAAATTAATTATTTTATAACAAATTTAAATCATGTTACAGCACAAGTTTGATAAGTTTGTGCAGGGCCGAAATAATAAATATTCTAATATAGGGAGTGGAAGTCGTGTCAGGATTGGGATC
Proteins encoded:
- a CDS encoding relaxase/mobilization nuclease domain-containing protein codes for the protein MILVGNQRGGAYDLAHHLMKDENEHVDVHELRGFASDDLHGAFQEAHAISKATKCKQFLFSLSLNPPPDVEVPTQDFEAAIERVENKLGLDGQPRAIVFHEKEGADGMMRRHAHAVWSRIDAQELKARQLSFDRNKMQEISRELYLEHGWKMPEGLSKSSQADPRNFTLEEWQQAKRQDKDPRDIKTALQDAWAISDNKAAFTHALEERGYRLARGDRRGFLAVNTDGKHYSLSRWSDVKPKDLKARLGDASKLPGLEETKAVISQDMGDMLDRFDTELAQKEQLRKEALQKEKQALIAKQREQRAEQKRMMEARLQAEAIRRQARFRKGTKGLWDRINGQHKRIRERNEIEAWQATRRDQARRDELIFRHMEQRKRLARNAKQDLVQIRQQQRVIAQDRKVTAQITAEHVPPQQTRRRRSPQKIDATRTISTSFNEAANRDARREAFMKKREMQKSDPARQRRGKNSGPER
- a CDS encoding type II toxin-antitoxin system ParD family antitoxin is translated as MATMNVSLPDEMKNWVEGQAQTGRYSNASDYVRDLIRHDQERKDKIAHMQTLVTEALESGEGQKSMSDILAEAGSLTSMSL
- a CDS encoding antirestriction protein ArdA; the encoded protein is MTFTFHATPFDISAAGFYFSSADEYRKKSANHLNEYYEIVEEFEIQPIDGETLDLELFKALSINQSNICTFIEKCEEWEDHEKYNIIIAAGECGYDFDIDTDSPYDFDIDIYDVDNLKDLAYQFVDEGLFGDIPMNIACYLDYDAIARDLGVDYTETVINGQSIVYRCS
- a CDS encoding Fic family protein, producing MTFNLDTLKITPEIVLLIAEIDEFKGAWRALGTLAPDRLSALRRVATIESIGSSTRIEGSKLSDKDVERLLSNLEIKKFETRDEQEVAGYAEVMETIFAHADTINITENYIKQLHRDLLKYSAKDERHRGEYKINPNHVVAFDTDGKEIGIVFETATPFDTPRLMTELVEWTRTALEEGRLHPLLIIGIFTVTFLEIHPFQDGNGRLSRVLTTLLLLKSGYNYVPYSSLESVVEQSKEGYYIALRKTQGTIRSDAPDWQPWVIYFLRALQQQKNRLQVKIERERIVIETLPELSIQILELAKEHGKLTNSQIVKLTGANRNTVKKHLQALVLANHLSQHGSGKGTWYGRLNG